Proteins co-encoded in one Taeniopygia guttata chromosome 4, bTaeGut7.mat, whole genome shotgun sequence genomic window:
- the CLDN23 gene encoding claudin-23, producing the protein MRTPPEMIVGLVLCPCGLLLTLTGTLAPSWRQVSLIPDQPRDVVWEQGIWDICRERQSTHDRLCGQADELGYFEQVPVRVAQGLMPSSLVVTLVGLVVAALGVRCWQPEPRHLVAGVAGLVLLLSGLMSLVPSSWYTQELWALPAPSGSTLTVGYSLVLSYLGSCLEILGGLALALSFHHCSKECRAPKLPPTPVTEARSGSSRAYSNPWDVLEDEQDGQHWGRRPPCDSDL; encoded by the coding sequence ATGCGGACGCCGCCGGAGATGATCGtggggctggtgctgtgcccCTGCGGGCTCCTGCTGACGCTCACGGGCACGCTGGCACCCAGCTGGAGGCAGGTGAGCCTCATACCTGACCAGCCCAGGGACGTCGTCTGGGAGCAGGGCATCTGGGACATATGCAGGGAGCGGCAGAGCACCCATGACCGCCTGTGCGGGCAGGCTGACGAGCTGGGCTACTTTGAGCAGGTGCCCGTGCGGGTGGCCCAAGGGCTGATGCCCTCCTCGCTGGTGGTCACCCTGGTGGGCTTGGTGGTGGCTGCCCTGGGCGTTCGCTGCTGGCAGCCGGAGCCCCGGCACCTGGTGGCCGGcgtggcagggctggtgctgctcctcTCTGGGCTGATGAGCCTCGTGCCCAGCTCCTGGTACACTCAGGAGCTGTGGGCGCTGCCTGCACCGTCTGGCAGCACTCTGACCGTCGGCTACAGCTTGGTACTGAGCTATCTGGGAAGCTGTCTGGAGATCCTGGGCGGGCTGGCCCTTGCCCTCAGCTTCCATCACTGCAGCAAGGAGTGCAGGGCTCCCAAATTGCCCCCCACCCCTGTGACAGAGGCTAGGTCGGGCTCCAGTAGAGCTTACAGCAATccctgggatgtgctggaggATGAGCAAGATGGACAGCACTGGGGAAGACGCCCACCTTGTGACTCTGACTTGTAG